In Ruminococcaceae bacterium BL-6, a genomic segment contains:
- a CDS encoding Fe(3+) ABC transporter substrate-binding protein has protein sequence MKAKRKIAAGILALCMAASFAACSGGAASSKGAPSAQNSAAPSQQQALKGDMTIYTSQPEEDIKALIEAFNKKQPDIKVNVFRSGTEEVVSKILAEKKAGSVQADVLLVADAATFESLKSEDLLMSYESPELGGINSDYYDADHTYTGTKIISTGIMINTGMVKKAPAGYHDLTGAEYKDQLVMPSPLYSGAAAYNLGVLTRTKGLGWDFYKALKANNVSVQKGNGTVQKAVLAGQKSCGIIVDYMALREKAKGSPVDFIYPSEGSLTVTEPIGIVKSTKKADLAKAFVDFILSDDGQQATSEIGYTPIRSGVKAPEGFKTVDDIKNLTYDLPELVKTRDSDKEQFSKLFG, from the coding sequence ATGAAAGCAAAAAGAAAGATCGCAGCCGGCATACTTGCCCTCTGCATGGCGGCAAGCTTCGCGGCGTGTTCCGGGGGGGCCGCTTCCTCCAAGGGCGCGCCGTCCGCGCAGAATTCGGCCGCGCCGTCGCAGCAGCAGGCCCTGAAGGGCGACATGACGATTTATACCTCACAGCCCGAGGAGGATATCAAGGCATTGATCGAGGCGTTCAATAAAAAACAGCCGGACATCAAGGTTAACGTCTTCCGCAGCGGGACCGAAGAAGTGGTCAGCAAGATCCTCGCGGAGAAAAAGGCCGGGTCGGTGCAGGCCGATGTCCTTCTGGTGGCGGACGCGGCGACGTTTGAGTCGCTGAAATCGGAAGACCTTCTGATGAGCTATGAATCCCCGGAGCTCGGCGGCATCAATAGCGATTACTACGACGCCGACCACACTTATACCGGCACGAAGATCATCTCGACGGGCATCATGATCAATACCGGCATGGTGAAAAAAGCCCCCGCCGGCTACCACGACCTGACGGGCGCCGAGTATAAGGACCAGCTGGTCATGCCCAGCCCGCTATATTCCGGCGCCGCGGCGTACAACCTCGGGGTCCTCACCAGGACAAAAGGGCTCGGATGGGACTTTTACAAGGCCCTGAAGGCGAACAACGTCTCCGTCCAGAAGGGGAACGGCACGGTGCAGAAAGCGGTTCTCGCCGGCCAGAAGTCCTGCGGCATCATCGTCGACTACATGGCGCTGCGCGAGAAGGCGAAGGGCTCTCCGGTCGATTTCATCTATCCGAGCGAAGGGTCCCTCACCGTCACGGAGCCGATCGGGATCGTCAAGAGCACCAAAAAGGCGGATCTCGCCAAGGCCTTCGTGGACTTTATCCTGTCCGACGACGGACAGCAGGCCACTTCCGAGATCGGCTACACGCCGATCCGGTCCGGCGTTAAGGCGCCGGAGGGCTTCAAAACCGTCGACGACATCAAGAACCTGACCTATGACCTGCCGGAGCTCGTGAAGACGCGCGACAGCGACAAGGAACAGTTCAGCAAGCTTTTCGGCTGA
- a CDS encoding PadR family transcriptional regulator, translating to MIPSQMLKGTLTGCILKIISGKETYGYEISQQLQKYGFSNISEGTIYPLLLRLEKNGFIKAEYRESALGPKRKYFTMTPAGGKELEAFVGNWKELEHAIDRLFCMEEKRDEHEDQSFESKKQ from the coding sequence TTGATACCGTCGCAGATGCTGAAAGGGACTTTGACGGGTTGTATCTTAAAGATCATCAGCGGCAAGGAAACTTACGGATATGAAATTTCGCAGCAATTGCAAAAATACGGTTTTTCCAATATTTCGGAGGGAACCATTTACCCTCTTCTGCTGAGGCTGGAAAAAAACGGTTTCATAAAGGCGGAGTATCGGGAATCGGCCCTTGGGCCGAAACGCAAGTATTTTACGATGACACCGGCAGGGGGAAAAGAGCTGGAAGCCTTTGTCGGGAACTGGAAAGAGCTGGAGCATGCGATCGACCGGCTGTTCTGTATGGAGGAAAAACGGGATGAACACGAAGACCAAAGCTTTGAATCGAAAAAACAATGA
- a CDS encoding conserved protein of unknown function (Evidence 4 : Unknown function but conserved in other organisms): MRERAKKIRMQTIDEALDRLKTSKFRAGFSLTEKDKAYVREKGMDTIRRHAQDFVRQRLAPAVIPNDGKQTPMRGHPVFLAQHACACCCRGCLSKWYRVPKGVALSERQQEKIVNLLMAWIGRQMREK; the protein is encoded by the coding sequence GTGCGGGAAAGAGCGAAGAAAATCAGGATGCAGACAATCGATGAAGCCCTTGACAGGCTGAAAACTTCAAAATTTCGGGCCGGCTTTTCTCTGACGGAAAAGGATAAGGCTTATGTCCGGGAAAAGGGCATGGACACCATCCGCCGCCACGCGCAGGATTTCGTCCGGCAGCGGCTGGCCCCGGCCGTCATCCCGAACGACGGAAAGCAGACGCCGATGCGCGGCCATCCGGTGTTCCTCGCGCAGCACGCGTGCGCCTGCTGCTGCCGGGGATGCCTCAGCAAGTGGTACCGTGTGCCGAAAGGCGTTGCGCTGAGCGAGCGGCAGCAGGAAAAGATCGTGAACCTGCTGATGGCGTGGATCGGGCGTCAGATGCGGGAAAAATAA
- a CDS encoding Sugar phosphate isomerase/epimerase, which produces MKNIYFSSTLMWNASLPEIFRAARAFGAEGIELWAQQFESRGYGADECLELLGRCPLRLFVHSKSWDLNFASLNPRIRAASLGEIKRSIDLAARLRAAEVTVHPPRESFRGDRPYFQQLAYEGLREILRYGRDSGVAVSLEIMEKIPKELMTTRASVQELTRGLFREFSYTVDTAHCSGEAELLDFLRNLPGISKLHISNRRGEKYHTALPDGDFSFQKLWPLLESRNLPMVVEGFDSTNQYGMLQENMNCIQKLKECMK; this is translated from the coding sequence TTGAAGAATATCTATTTTTCGTCGACATTGATGTGGAACGCGTCGCTTCCGGAAATTTTCCGGGCGGCGCGCGCGTTCGGGGCGGAGGGAATCGAGCTGTGGGCGCAGCAGTTTGAGAGCCGCGGGTACGGCGCGGACGAATGTCTGGAGCTTCTGGGGCGCTGCCCGCTTCGGCTTTTTGTGCACAGCAAAAGCTGGGACCTGAATTTCGCTTCCCTGAACCCGCGCATCCGCGCGGCTTCGCTCGGCGAGATCAAGCGGTCCATCGATCTGGCGGCCAGGCTGCGCGCCGCGGAGGTCACCGTGCACCCGCCCCGCGAATCTTTCCGCGGAGACCGCCCTTATTTTCAGCAGCTCGCCTACGAGGGCCTGCGCGAGATCCTCCGATACGGCCGGGACAGCGGCGTGGCGGTTTCTCTGGAAATCATGGAGAAAATCCCGAAAGAGCTTATGACGACGCGGGCGTCCGTACAGGAGCTGACCCGCGGCCTGTTCCGGGAGTTTTCCTATACGGTCGATACGGCGCACTGTTCCGGCGAAGCGGAGCTGCTGGATTTTCTTCGGAACCTTCCGGGGATCTCCAAGCTCCACATCAGCAACCGCCGGGGCGAAAAGTACCACACCGCCCTTCCGGACGGCGATTTCTCCTTTCAAAAGCTGTGGCCGCTGCTGGAAAGCCGAAACCTTCCGATGGTGGTGGAAGGCTTCGACAGCACAAACCAATATGGCATGCTTCAGGAAAACATGAACTGTATCCAGAAATTAAAGGAGTGTATGAAATGA
- a CDS encoding Ferric iron ABC transporter, permease protein: protein MKKRNWFVQAAGCAAVAFVFLLPLFRLALMSVTQNAGYGFGNYLELFREPRTLRAIGNTVAISVASTALSAVLGVLLAFLVAYLNIKRKRLLELLALVPFILPSYVVTISWTSLLEQNGGANRLLQLLHLPAVSLYSLGGIIFVLGLCNVPLVYLTTVDTLRKIPRELEWAARASGCGRWETLWRIDLVQARPAIAGGCVLAFLACIDNFAVPAFLGIPASIPVLSTYIYEKAIGFGPDSFSLAAALSVLLSVVAVSGSAAMSSFARKTKRPESIRPDFSARIVLGRGARRAVEWISLAVFAVLDLVPLVTMTAASFQDLYGRRFSAANLTLRNYEFVFTSDGVIRAVGNSLFLALITCAVCIVVGTAAAYGKSHRGGAHIRLLESCASLTYAIPGIVLALAMIFHWSMIPGIYGSLRILVVAYITRYLIVQIKGSSAAMRSVHPALEEAARVSGSGKARMWQRILIPLLFRQTISSSLLIFVSSLTEMTLSSILAAAGTKTIGLTIFDFQQSGDYNLAYAFSVVIVILILCGYGLVQRVGGAGRKKGDAAQRSPGEAGSYRSETLKKMEETAS, encoded by the coding sequence ATGAAAAAAAGAAATTGGTTCGTTCAGGCGGCCGGCTGCGCCGCCGTTGCTTTTGTCTTTCTTCTGCCGCTGTTCCGTCTGGCGCTGATGAGCGTGACGCAGAACGCCGGTTACGGGTTCGGAAACTACCTGGAGCTGTTCCGGGAGCCGCGGACGCTTCGGGCCATTGGGAATACCGTCGCCATCTCTGTGGCGTCCACGGCCCTGTCGGCCGTCCTCGGCGTTCTGTTGGCTTTCCTCGTCGCCTACCTGAACATCAAGAGGAAACGCCTGCTGGAGCTGCTGGCGCTGGTCCCTTTTATCCTGCCATCCTACGTCGTCACCATCTCGTGGACCAGCCTGCTGGAACAGAACGGCGGAGCCAACCGGCTTCTGCAGCTTCTTCACCTGCCGGCCGTCAGCCTTTATTCTTTGGGCGGCATCATTTTCGTCCTGGGCCTGTGCAACGTTCCGCTCGTCTACCTGACGACGGTCGACACGCTGCGGAAGATACCGAGGGAGCTGGAATGGGCCGCCCGGGCCTCCGGCTGCGGCCGCTGGGAAACCCTGTGGCGGATCGACCTGGTTCAGGCCAGACCGGCCATCGCCGGCGGCTGCGTGCTTGCGTTCCTCGCCTGCATCGACAATTTTGCCGTTCCCGCATTCCTCGGGATTCCGGCATCCATCCCCGTGCTCAGCACTTATATCTATGAAAAGGCGATCGGCTTCGGGCCGGATTCGTTTTCCCTGGCGGCGGCGCTTTCGGTTCTGTTGTCCGTTGTGGCTGTTTCCGGCTCGGCGGCGATGTCGTCCTTTGCGCGGAAAACAAAGCGGCCGGAGAGCATCCGACCGGATTTTTCGGCGCGCATCGTTCTGGGCCGCGGGGCGCGCAGGGCTGTGGAATGGATCAGCCTTGCCGTTTTTGCGGTGCTCGACCTTGTCCCCCTCGTCACGATGACGGCCGCTTCTTTTCAGGACCTTTACGGGCGGCGGTTTTCCGCCGCGAACCTGACCCTGCGGAACTATGAGTTCGTCTTCACCAGCGACGGCGTGATCCGCGCCGTCGGCAACAGCCTGTTCCTCGCGCTGATCACCTGTGCGGTCTGCATCGTCGTCGGCACCGCGGCCGCCTACGGAAAGTCCCACAGGGGAGGGGCGCACATTCGCCTTCTGGAATCGTGCGCTTCGCTGACCTATGCGATCCCGGGGATCGTGCTGGCCCTCGCCATGATCTTCCACTGGTCCATGATCCCCGGCATTTACGGCAGCCTCCGGATTCTGGTCGTCGCCTATATCACGCGGTATCTGATCGTGCAGATCAAGGGGAGCTCGGCGGCTATGCGCTCCGTTCATCCGGCGCTGGAGGAGGCGGCCCGCGTGTCCGGCAGCGGAAAGGCCCGGATGTGGCAGCGGATCCTGATCCCCCTGCTTTTCCGGCAGACGATCTCCAGCTCCCTCCTGATCTTTGTGTCCTCCCTGACGGAAATGACCCTTTCGTCCATCCTGGCGGCCGCCGGGACCAAAACGATCGGGCTGACGATTTTTGATTTTCAGCAGTCGGGGGACTACAACCTCGCCTATGCGTTTTCCGTCGTGATCGTCATTCTGATCCTCTGCGGCTACGGCCTTGTCCAGCGCGTCGGCGGAGCCGGCCGGAAAAAGGGCGATGCGGCTCAGCGCAGTCCGGGGGAAGCGGGCTCTTATCGATCCGAAACGCTGAAGAAGATGGAGGAAACGGCTTCATGA
- a CDS encoding MurR/RpiR family transcriptional regulator codes for MIDLSDIDQNNFTKADHLILNYLMSHGTAVYCETASDISGKIGVSFSTVSRFWSKIGYANFKEFKKALIEQNDTTPVSKVKNTLSSLNDSDRTTSELIVKNIEALEKTLKLISPEAVDTAARLVTKAQRIYVFAPDASHGIAQVMRYRLRRFGIELIFFEGGSSLYESLNNVRKEDLVILFCYSRVLAETSVLMQQRRRVGFPCIVFSDLLSDGLQDADAFLYCYRGEPTEYHSMVAPMAVVDSLIIKIAMKSDDFMAKIDQLNDLRNRYQKYIHR; via the coding sequence ATGATAGACCTGTCCGACATCGATCAAAACAACTTCACCAAAGCGGACCACCTGATCCTGAATTACCTGATGAGCCACGGGACCGCCGTCTACTGCGAGACGGCGAGCGACATCTCCGGAAAAATCGGCGTGAGCTTTTCGACCGTCAGCAGATTCTGGTCGAAGATCGGGTACGCGAATTTCAAGGAATTCAAAAAGGCGCTGATCGAACAGAACGATACGACGCCCGTGTCTAAAGTGAAAAACACGCTCTCGTCCCTGAACGATTCCGACCGCACGACCTCCGAGCTGATTGTAAAAAACATCGAGGCGCTGGAAAAAACGCTGAAGCTGATCTCCCCGGAGGCGGTGGACACGGCGGCCCGTCTGGTGACCAAAGCGCAGAGAATCTATGTTTTCGCGCCGGACGCTTCCCACGGCATCGCCCAGGTGATGCGGTACCGCCTGCGGAGATTCGGGATCGAGCTGATCTTTTTCGAAGGGGGCTCCTCCCTGTATGAATCGCTGAACAATGTGCGGAAGGAGGACCTTGTCATTCTCTTCTGCTACAGCCGCGTTCTGGCCGAGACGTCGGTTCTGATGCAGCAGAGGCGGCGCGTGGGGTTCCCCTGCATCGTCTTCAGCGACCTGCTGTCCGACGGGCTTCAGGATGCGGATGCTTTCCTTTACTGTTACCGGGGGGAGCCGACGGAATATCATTCCATGGTGGCGCCCATGGCCGTTGTGGACAGCCTGATCATAAAAATCGCCATGAAATCGGATGATTTCATGGCGAAGATCGATCAGCTGAACGACCTGAGGAATCGGTATCAGAAATACATCCACCGGTGA
- a CDS encoding MerR family transcriptional regulator — protein sequence MLKIGDFSKLSRISIRMLRHYDGIGLLVPESVDEFTGYRYYTEAQLPLADRIRSLKAMGFSLSAVSEILKAYRDPRALREYLLIRREELKDQAEKTAIQLRILETTINRLGKDENVMEYSVVLKEIPQREVASLRGIIPSYEKEGILWERMMQEIAPQKVQYANPCYSIAVFHDKEHKEQDPDVEIQLSVQGNYRNTEHVVFKQVPAVQVASATFKGSYDQISVVNQAVANWVRDNRYDFDGAMFTIYHVSPAQTRNPDELVTEICFPVRKK from the coding sequence ATGTTAAAAATCGGAGACTTTTCAAAACTGTCGAGAATCAGCATCCGTATGCTCCGCCATTACGATGGAATCGGCCTGCTTGTTCCGGAAAGCGTCGATGAATTTACGGGATACCGGTATTACACGGAGGCGCAGCTGCCCCTTGCCGACCGAATCCGCTCTTTAAAGGCGATGGGCTTCAGTTTGTCCGCCGTTTCGGAAATCCTGAAAGCTTACAGGGATCCCCGGGCGCTGAGGGAATACCTTCTCATCAGGCGGGAGGAGCTGAAAGATCAAGCGGAGAAAACAGCGATACAGCTGCGGATTCTTGAAACGACCATCAACCGGCTTGGAAAGGACGAGAATGTTATGGAGTACAGCGTAGTCTTAAAAGAAATCCCACAAAGGGAGGTTGCGAGCCTTCGGGGAATCATCCCTTCCTATGAAAAGGAGGGCATCCTGTGGGAACGGATGATGCAGGAAATCGCACCGCAAAAGGTACAGTATGCCAATCCATGCTATTCCATCGCGGTCTTTCACGACAAGGAGCACAAGGAACAGGACCCGGATGTTGAAATCCAGCTTTCCGTTCAGGGAAATTACCGAAACACGGAACATGTTGTTTTTAAACAGGTTCCCGCCGTGCAGGTTGCTTCCGCAACCTTCAAAGGCAGCTACGACCAGATTTCAGTTGTAAACCAGGCTGTCGCCAATTGGGTCAGGGACAACCGCTACGACTTTGACGGCGCCATGTTCACGATCTATCATGTGAGCCCGGCTCAAACACGAAATCCGGACGAACTGGTGACAGAGATTTGCTTCCCGGTGAGGAAAAAGTAA
- a CDS encoding GIY-YIG domain-containing protein has translation MKTGKFHYTYLLRCADGTIYCGYTTDPCRRAAVHNSGKGAKYTRSRLPVELVYQECFATKGEALKREAALKKLTRAEKIRLLGQD, from the coding sequence ATGAAAACCGGGAAGTTTCATTATACCTATCTGCTGCGCTGCGCGGACGGCACGATTTACTGCGGGTATACGACCGATCCATGCCGCCGCGCCGCCGTGCATAACAGCGGAAAGGGCGCAAAATATACCCGCTCCCGTCTGCCGGTCGAATTGGTTTACCAGGAATGCTTTGCAACCAAAGGCGAGGCGCTGAAACGCGAGGCGGCTTTGAAAAAACTGACCCGCGCCGAAAAGATCCGTTTGCTCGGACAGGATTGA
- a CDS encoding Flavodoxin family protein: MGLRKQNDEAVFYSERKEDQNMNVLLVNGSPHEKGCTYTALSEVAKALEENGVSTAIDPIGTKPVHGCIACQKCVESGKCVFSDDACNDLLGKMQKADGIVVGSPVYYAGPNGALCALLDRIFYSGGSTLANKPAACVVSCRRGGASAAFDRLNKYFTISRMPVVTSQYWNSVHGNTPDEVRRDLEGLQTMRELGRNMAWMLKSIEKAGIAAPRQEPWVATNFIR; the protein is encoded by the coding sequence ATGGGCTTGAGAAAACAGAATGATGAAGCCGTATTTTACAGCGAAAGAAAGGAAGATCAGAATATGAATGTCTTATTGGTAAACGGAAGCCCTCATGAAAAAGGCTGTACTTACACCGCTTTATCCGAGGTCGCGAAGGCGCTGGAGGAAAACGGCGTTTCGACCGCGATTGATCCGATCGGGACAAAACCCGTGCACGGCTGTATCGCGTGTCAGAAGTGTGTGGAATCGGGAAAATGCGTTTTCAGCGACGATGCCTGCAACGACCTGCTCGGAAAGATGCAGAAGGCCGACGGCATTGTCGTCGGCTCCCCGGTCTATTACGCGGGGCCCAACGGGGCGTTGTGCGCCCTGCTGGATCGGATCTTTTACAGCGGGGGCTCCACCCTGGCCAATAAGCCGGCCGCCTGTGTGGTGAGCTGCCGCCGCGGAGGGGCGAGCGCGGCGTTCGACCGGCTGAACAAATACTTTACGATCAGCCGGATGCCGGTCGTGACGTCGCAGTACTGGAATTCGGTGCACGGAAACACGCCCGACGAAGTGCGCCGCGATCTGGAAGGACTGCAGACGATGAGGGAATTGGGCCGGAATATGGCGTGGATGCTGAAATCCATTGAAAAAGCGGGCATCGCCGCCCCTCGGCAGGAGCCGTGGGTCGCGACCAATTTTATCCGGTAA
- a CDS encoding conserved protein of unknown function (Evidence 4 : Unknown function but conserved in other organisms), which produces MLDEYRLQTDTEGFTDITGLAEKSVAKSGIKDGICVVYCPHTTAGITINENADPDVVHDILLGLSRALPDRPDFRHAEGNSAAHLKAGCVGSSATVIVKDGRLVLGTWQGIYFCEFDGPRTRKFYVKTMKD; this is translated from the coding sequence ATGCTGGATGAATACAGACTGCAGACGGACACGGAGGGCTTCACGGATATCACGGGGCTTGCGGAGAAGTCGGTGGCGAAAAGCGGAATAAAAGACGGGATCTGTGTCGTATACTGTCCCCATACGACGGCGGGCATTACGATCAATGAAAACGCCGATCCGGATGTCGTGCACGATATCCTGCTGGGGCTTTCCCGCGCTCTGCCGGACCGCCCGGACTTCCGCCATGCCGAGGGCAATTCGGCCGCGCATTTAAAGGCGGGCTGTGTCGGGTCGAGCGCGACGGTGATCGTAAAGGACGGCCGGCTTGTTCTGGGCACATGGCAGGGAATCTATTTCTGCGAATTCGACGGCCCGCGCACCAGAAAATTTTATGTCAAAACGATGAAAGACTGA
- a CDS encoding putative phosphatase CLB_3435 (Evidence 3 : Putative function from multiple computational evidences) has translation MKALFDLHTHTLASGHAYSTLKENIEEAGRKGLWGMGTSDHAEKMPGSVHPVFFTNYKVVHESVLGVRIFCGIEANICDFGGTVDVEEDQLKKLDYVIASLHTPCIRSGTARQNTEAFLHAAENPYVKILGHPDDSRYPVDYEALVPGAKERGAALELNNSSLVPGSTRIDGRKNAARLLEACKKYRAPVVLGSDSHIWYDVGRFEEAFALLREARFPEELVLNLSPGGIRAVLNHPF, from the coding sequence TTGAAGGCCCTGTTTGATCTGCATACGCATACGCTGGCAAGCGGCCACGCGTACAGCACCCTGAAAGAAAATATAGAGGAGGCAGGCAGAAAAGGACTGTGGGGGATGGGTACCAGCGACCACGCGGAAAAAATGCCCGGCTCCGTACATCCCGTCTTCTTTACCAATTATAAGGTCGTGCACGAATCCGTGCTGGGCGTGCGGATTTTCTGCGGCATCGAGGCGAATATCTGCGATTTCGGAGGAACGGTCGATGTGGAAGAGGATCAGCTGAAGAAGCTCGATTACGTCATCGCAAGCCTTCATACTCCCTGCATCCGGAGCGGAACCGCCCGGCAGAATACGGAAGCTTTTCTTCATGCGGCGGAAAACCCCTATGTGAAGATCCTCGGCCATCCCGACGACAGCCGGTATCCGGTCGACTACGAGGCGCTCGTCCCGGGCGCAAAGGAGCGCGGGGCCGCGCTGGAGCTCAACAACTCCTCTCTTGTTCCGGGCTCCACCCGGATCGACGGCAGAAAAAACGCCGCCCGGCTTCTGGAGGCCTGCAAAAAATACCGGGCGCCCGTCGTTCTGGGGAGCGACTCCCACATCTGGTACGACGTGGGGCGCTTTGAGGAAGCGTTCGCGCTTCTGCGGGAAGCCCGGTTCCCGGAAGAGCTTGTCCTGAACCTGTCCCCCGGCGGGATCCGGGCCGTCCTCAATCATCCCTTCTGA
- a CDS encoding conserved membrane protein of unknown function (Evidence 4 : Unknown function but conserved in other organisms): MNTKTKALNRKNNELDRRLNKGNNDAMTDMVCYLRVANISDYNQELVRHDLLQMVLSAQERGENIETVIGGDYRSFCDEVIAALPPKSFKERILDFIDTLLLCTSILGAIGIVFSKETIEFIRNAVTGQPLNFRISISIGSLLIYFIILTASFLIVRFICKNSFRKEKEQNQRKGRNFLIGGSVGGGVMAVFLLTWRLGGQTIFTVNILAAGLLVLGLYLCHILLQKYLAA, from the coding sequence ATGAACACGAAGACCAAAGCTTTGAATCGAAAAAACAATGAACTGGACCGGCGGTTAAACAAAGGAAACAACGACGCCATGACGGATATGGTGTGTTACCTGCGCGTGGCAAACATCTCGGATTACAATCAGGAGCTCGTCAGGCACGATTTGCTGCAGATGGTTCTGTCCGCACAGGAACGCGGAGAAAATATTGAAACGGTGATCGGCGGCGATTATCGATCCTTCTGTGACGAGGTGATCGCCGCATTGCCGCCGAAAAGCTTTAAAGAGCGGATTTTGGATTTTATCGATACGCTCCTTTTGTGCACTTCCATTCTCGGAGCGATCGGCATTGTCTTTTCAAAAGAGACGATCGAATTCATTCGCAACGCCGTGACAGGACAGCCGCTGAATTTTCGGATTTCCATTTCGATCGGCAGCCTGCTGATCTATTTTATCATCTTGACGGCTTCTTTCCTGATCGTCCGCTTTATCTGCAAAAATTCCTTCCGGAAGGAAAAAGAGCAAAATCAAAGGAAAGGGAGGAATTTCCTGATCGGCGGATCTGTCGGCGGAGGGGTAATGGCCGTCTTTCTCCTCACCTGGCGGCTTGGCGGGCAAACGATCTTCACGGTCAATATCCTTGCCGCGGGCCTGTTGGTTCTGGGATTGTATCTCTGCCATATCCTTCTCCAGAAATACCTCGCGGCATAA
- a CDS encoding TOBE domain protein: MSLKISHLSKEYGKTAALSDVSLEIEDGEFLCILGPSGCGKTTLLRLVGGFEHPSGGSILLNGALYSSPDYSLPVERRNLGMVFQSFALWPNMTVRQHAEFPLLRKKYASMDAAEKMRLVDRTLSGVGLLALSDRYPDELSGGQKQRVALARAIITKPKILLMDEPLSALDAELKISMRKEIQDIHRMTRATILYVTHDQSEALAMADRMMIMKDGKVEQAGTPQEIFLHPKTPFAATFVGKYNLIRGTWEQDTFYEENSLARWKDRGIRPELKKLGIFPLRPDQLAIAKKGNGIPGKIINRQYCGREIHYSVESSGGMITVYAPLNQNYALDETVVLTEREETV, from the coding sequence ATGAGTTTAAAAATCAGCCATCTGTCAAAAGAATATGGCAAAACGGCCGCGCTGTCGGACGTGTCGCTCGAAATCGAGGATGGGGAGTTCCTCTGTATCCTCGGCCCTTCCGGCTGCGGAAAAACGACGCTGCTGCGTCTTGTCGGCGGCTTTGAACATCCGTCGGGCGGTTCCATCCTGCTGAACGGCGCCCTTTATTCCTCCCCGGATTACAGCCTTCCGGTGGAGCGGCGAAATCTGGGGATGGTGTTCCAGTCCTTCGCGCTCTGGCCGAACATGACGGTCCGCCAGCACGCCGAGTTCCCTTTGCTGAGGAAAAAATACGCCTCGATGGACGCGGCGGAAAAAATGCGGCTGGTGGACCGCACGCTTTCCGGCGTCGGCCTTCTCGCCCTGTCGGACCGATACCCCGACGAGCTTTCCGGCGGACAGAAGCAGCGGGTCGCGCTCGCGCGGGCCATCATCACGAAGCCGAAAATCCTGCTGATGGACGAACCGCTGAGCGCGCTGGACGCCGAGCTGAAAATCAGCATGAGAAAGGAAATCCAGGACATCCACCGGATGACCCGGGCGACCATTCTGTACGTGACGCACGACCAGAGCGAGGCGCTCGCGATGGCGGACCGCATGATGATCATGAAAGACGGAAAAGTAGAACAGGCGGGAACACCGCAGGAGATCTTCCTGCATCCTAAAACGCCGTTCGCCGCCACATTCGTGGGGAAATACAACCTGATCCGCGGGACGTGGGAGCAGGATACATTCTATGAGGAAAATTCCCTGGCTCGCTGGAAGGACAGGGGAATCCGGCCGGAGCTGAAAAAGCTCGGCATTTTCCCGCTTCGGCCCGACCAGTTGGCGATCGCAAAGAAAGGGAACGGAATTCCCGGAAAAATTATCAACCGGCAATATTGCGGAAGGGAAATCCACTATTCGGTGGAAAGCTCCGGGGGGATGATCACGGTCTACGCCCCCCTCAATCAAAATTACGCTCTGGACGAAACGGTCGTCCTGACGGAAAGGGAGGAAACCGTTTGA
- a CDS encoding putative Acylphosphate phosphohydrolase (Evidence 3 : Putative function from multiple computational evidences), translating into MKDGNMKIRIRYRFTGYVQGVGFRFRAYHAARLLGLAGWVQNEPDGSVTVEVQGERREIDAMLEMIERGRYIGIDHVDSEKLPVDPDEYSFEIKD; encoded by the coding sequence TTGAAAGACGGCAATATGAAAATCAGAATACGATATCGCTTTACCGGTTATGTGCAGGGGGTCGGTTTCCGTTTCAGGGCCTATCATGCCGCACGGCTGCTGGGCCTTGCCGGGTGGGTGCAAAATGAGCCGGACGGCAGCGTGACGGTGGAGGTTCAGGGCGAGCGGCGGGAGATAGACGCCATGTTGGAAATGATCGAAAGGGGCCGTTATATTGGCATCGATCATGTGGATTCGGAAAAGCTCCCGGTTGATCCGGATGAATATTCTTTCGAGATCAAAGATTGA